AATGCTGCAAGTTATATAAACGATTTTAATATTGAtgataatgtaaatatatctccattttgtgaatatacTAATTACTGGTTCTATGGTTTTTTGAAATCaactgataaaattaaatataatcaGACATCATTAGATAAATTCTTTGATGGCGTTGATATTATCCAATATTGCAAAGATCATGCGGAAGCTATTGACGAACATACATATAGTTACctcaaaaaattagaaaaattgtatgaaaaattttatatttttaaaaaaaaatctttaacTGACGATCATACTCGTTGTagaaaaggtgaaatatGTGCCCAAGAATATAAGAAACACGAAAGTACATGTGTGGGAAATGGTAA
This region of Plasmodium cynomolgi strain B DNA, scaffold: 1639, whole genome shotgun sequence genomic DNA includes:
- a CDS encoding hypothetical protein (putative) is translated as YINDFNIDDNVNISPFCEYTNYWFYGFLKSTDKIKYNQTSLDKFFDGVDIIQYCKDHAEAIDEHTYSYLKKLEKLYEKFYIFKKKSLTDDHTRCRKGEICAQEYKKHESTCVGNGNNSFCNELEKFRVLFNNHLKSIKKCDKIEELPSFQASALATTILLPVSVISVIILFSYIAYKMGKFFIQK